Genomic DNA from Candidatus Paceibacterota bacterium:
CCTAAGGGAATGCAACGCATGATAATCAGCTATAAAAACATAGCCATCATGCTCATTTTGGAGGTCGACGAATTGCTTCATCGCCCCAAAATAATTGCCGATATGAGGTTTTCCAGAGGGCTGAACGCCTGATAAGAATATCTTTTTTGACATGTTTATATATTTTACAAGGAAAAAGCAGATTATGCAAAGAATTTTTGAGCCTTCGCCCTCGGAGACAAAAAGACAGGGAACCCACGACTCTTAAAATTCTTTCATAATCTGCTTTTAATTGTCCACCTGCCTGCCTGCCGGCAGGCAGGTTAGTAACATTTTTTACACTACTTTACGCACTTTTAAGCTTTGACAATTTTTCTACTATGCTAGAATGGCGTAATGGCAAAAGTACTAAAAAATAATAATCTCCGCATTCCTCCTCAAAGCATCCCCTCCGAACAAGCAGTCCTCGGTTCTATTATGCTCCGCAAAGATGCCATGCATGAGGTTGAAGACATGATAACTTCGGATTCTTTTTACGTTGAAAAACACAAAAAGATTTTTCAGGCAATGCTCGACTTGTCGTTAAAAAATGAACCGATAGACATGCTTTCGCTTTCCACAAAATTAAAAGAACGAAAGCTCCTTGAAGCAGTCGGTGGCAACCAATATTTAGCTGAAATTGTAAATGTTGTTCCTTCTAGTACGAATATCAAACATTATGCAGACATAGTCCAAAAAAAATACGTTCTTCGAAGCCTGATAGAAGCGGCAGATTATGTATCAGAACTCGCTTTTGAAGAAGGCGACGACCACATGAATGATATTTTAGATATGGCGGAAAAGAAAATATTCGGCGTAGTCTCCTCTCCCAAAAATCAAAAATATGTAAACTTAAAAGATGCCTTGCCAGAAGCCTATGAGCGTTTGGAAAAATTACATGAAAATAAAGGCATGCTTCGCGGACTCGCAACTGGATTCAAAGAATTAGACACAATGCTTTCTGGGTTGCAAAAATCTGATTTGGTTATTCTGGCAGCAAGGCCGAGTATGGGTAAGACTACCCTCGCCCTAGATATAGCGCGTATGTCTGGAGTATTACATGAAAAATCTATTTTAATATTTTCTTTAGAAATGTCTTCCCAGCAATTGGTGGACAGAATGCTCTCCGCTGAGTCCCGAGTGAATGCTTGGAATTTACGCACAGGAAGACTTTCTTCCGACCGAGAATTTTCTCAATTGCGAGACTCTTTGGATAAATTGGCCAAAGCAAAAATTTATATTGATGATCAGCCGGGAAATTCTATTGTCAAAATGAAAGCGCTTTCTCGCCGACTGAAGGCAGAAAAAGGGCTCGATCTTATCGTGGTGGATTATTTACAGCTGATGACTACCTCTAAAAATTACGATTCGATGGTCAATCAGGTTACAGAAAT
This window encodes:
- the dnaB gene encoding replicative DNA helicase, which produces MAKVLKNNNLRIPPQSIPSEQAVLGSIMLRKDAMHEVEDMITSDSFYVEKHKKIFQAMLDLSLKNEPIDMLSLSTKLKERKLLEAVGGNQYLAEIVNVVPSSTNIKHYADIVQKKYVLRSLIEAADYVSELAFEEGDDHMNDILDMAEKKIFGVVSSPKNQKYVNLKDALPEAYERLEKLHENKGMLRGLATGFKELDTMLSGLQKSDLVILAARPSMGKTTLALDIARMSGVLHEKSILIFSLEMSSQQLVDRMLSAESRVNAWNLRTGRLSSDREFSQLRDSLDKLAKAKIYIDDQPGNSIVKMKALSRRLKAEKGLDLIVVDYLQLMTTSKNYDSMVNQVTEISRSLKSLAKELDVPVLALSQLSRAVESRGGKPRLSDLRDSGSIEQDADVVMFIHREDRGKDESEKTNIAEILVEKHRNGPTGKVELYFDEKTTTFLNLEKSNLSEFTPSKIKGDLDEF